The sequence GCCGGTCGTACCTCATCCTCACTATCTCTGGGCTCCGACTCGTCGGGTATGTGTCGAATTCCTCGTCCAGTTCGTCGGGGTGCACTGCCTCCACGTGCGAGATCTTCGTGTTCATGTGAGGCGGATAGCGCGGCCGGAACCGGTAGTTCCACACACCGATGAGAAACATGTAGAGGAAGACCGTCGGCAGGATCAGCTCAGGGAAGCAAACCAGCATTACGAACAAGATGTGGACCAAGATGGTGGTCACAGGGTTCTTCCACGCGCACACGTCGTTGAACCACTTCCAGACAGCGAACAGGCCGGAGAAGACCGCCATCAGCCTGAAGAAGTTGGCCTTGCTCCGGCGCATGCTCCACAGGTGGGAATGAGCGTCCGACATGTATTCCACCACTTCCCTCCGCAGCGGCGGCTCCATCCGACTCAGCCGGGCGGCCACGATCTGGACAGCTTGGTGCCGGAGCAGCTCCTGCTGGATTATGGGCAGCGGCAGCACGTAGTGCATCTTCGGCAACAGTGGCTTCGAGTAGATGTACATGGTGTTCAGCATCGACGTGACGGAGAAGCGGATCGCGAGGTGGATTTCTCCCATCTTCTTGACGCCGGAGTTGTGGAGGACGAGCAGGGGATAGGAGTTGGTGTAAATGCGCCCTGTTTGGAGAGTGGAGAGCCGGATTCTCACTTTCCCAATCTTCACGTCCTTGTTTCCGCCGTTGGAGCCGGAACCCTTCTCCACGAGCTGGCAGTTATCGAAGACGCCGATGGTAAGCACGGTGGCGTGGTCGTACACATCCCACGTGTATTGCTCGTTGAACCGCGGGTTCAACTCGTCGACGACGGTGCGCGTGCGCACCCATTTGTGGCCGTACTTGGCGACGCAGTAAGGGTCGCAGGTGCCCCGCGTCTCGCGGGTCTTCATCGGGTGAAGCTGGGAGGCATTGAGGATGCCGAGCTCGAGCAGGCCGATGGGGGGCTTCCACAGCTGCTTCGCGGTGGGGCGCAGGTCGCTGCTGTACTGCGTCGACTCGTCGAGAACGTGGTAGCCGCCGTCGAGGCAGATGCGGGCGTGGATCTTGCTGGAGAACTTGTCTTCCTTCAGCTGATCCAAATCCAGCGCCACGTGCTTCTTCAGGTTCCACCACCGCGTGTGGATGATCCGATTGTCAGCGCGCTTCTCGATGGTGGTCAGGGGGATATGCACGCGGCCAATCTCCTCATCCTTGTTGTGGGCGACGCGGTCCTCCACGGAGAGGACGAGGTCCTCCTCGAAGGGCTCGGCGGCCACGAACATGAACTCCTCGTTCCACAGAAAATTGGCGGTGCGGGACTGGATCGCCTTCGTGCGCAGCATCTGGTTGCCGAGGCGGACCTTGCAGAACACGTCGGGGACTCTGCTTTTGTCGAACGCGAACACATCGTGGGCTTCGATGATGTTGACTCGGACGTACCAGAGCCGCGGCGCGTGGTACACCTTGGCACGGGTGAAATTGCTTAGGGTGTGCGGGTCGACGGAGGGGATGGAGTCGGAGTGCGTGGCGTAGGCGAAGGACTCGtcggcctgcgtgccgagccACACGGCGAGCATAAGCTCGCCCTTGTGCATCTTCTCCCCCTTCTTGCTCTCGAGGCGGTACCACTCGGGAGCGAGCGGGCTGTCGGGGGGCACGCGTGTGGGGATCTCGTGGAGGTCGAGGCGCACGATGCCGACGAAGTCGTCCTTCACGAGGTCCTTGTCTTTGAGTACCACCTCGACGACGGAGGCCTGCACCCGCTCCTTGGGGAAGGCGAACACCTGGTTCCACTCCGGGTTCTGGTTCTTCTCGAAGTGCCTGGTGGTGCCTTTGTAGTTGCCGAGACGCACCTCGACGTAGGGGTCGAGACTGCCGGTGATGTCCTTCGCCGGCAGGTCGCGGGCCTTCACCACTCGGACGAACAGGTACTCCATCTTCTCCACCAGATCGAACGCGCCGGCCTTTTCGCTGGGGATCATCCGACCGCCAACGATACGACCGCCGCCGAGATAAGGGCTGGTTTCCTTGAGTTGGAAATCCACCGGCTGCTGTGCCGACGACGACAACATCCTCATCACCCGCGGCGGCTCGGCCTTCATCTCACTGCCCACGTTCCTGGTTCAACGACATAAATTCGTCAGAGCTACCAATATTACACGCCGCTCAATATCCAATTGAAATCCGACGGACTGTGTTTGTACCTGACGGACTCCTCGACCACCGGGGCTCCAGCGGAGTAGAACTGCTGCTGCGGATCTCTGGGAAGATGTTGGAAAGTGCGGACAGGCACCGAGTCCGGCCGGGTATCCTGGAAAAAGTTCATGGTCGCCGCCGCCACCGCGGCCTCCGCTTGGCTACCGCCCGCCGGAATATTCAAGAACGGCTCAGCCGCCGGCTGCGGATTCGAAGCGCGAATCGAAGGGTCGTTGGTCAGGAACACCTTGAGGCCGAGCTCGCCCTTGACACGCGACCACAGAAGCCGCTTCTCCAAGGGGTAGAACAGTTCGACGGCGTCAGTGTAGGGGACGAAGGAGGTGCCGGCAATCCTGACCTTGCCGATGCAAGACTGGAATTTGGACCCGCGGTTGGCGTGGTAGACGAAGGCCTCGAGGTGGCGATCGGAGAGCGCGGAGGGGTCGGAGATGTTGAAGTAGAAGACCTCGTTCCACACGGGGTTCACGTCCTTCTCCTTGACGGTGGTGCGGAACTTTTGGTCGTCGAATTCGAGCTCCACGTAGGCGCTGACAGTACCCTGGTCGTCCTTGCCTACAAGGTCATGGGCGCCGATGACTTCGACGCCCAGCTTCAGATTGCCGCTCATCATGCTGCTTCCTTCCGCTCTGGTTGGTGGGGAGTGGGTGAGAATTCGATCCGCACCAAATGCTCACCTAATTGTCAATTATTGCTCAAGCGAGGGGGAGACAAACGAAGAATCCAATTCTGAAGAAGGATTGGAAAATCAGGAACGAACTCACATCACAAGTTCTTAGAACGCAAACAACCCTTAAAGTCAATTTCTAGTAAACCATCTTAGAAATCAGAGAACATTTAACTTTCAGTTGACTTCGAGCCCAAACTTGCAGTTTGTCGCTCGAATCTTACGAGCACAGGAATCGTCTACCCGCACAAATTGCTCAAGCAAACAGAGcctaaattaaattacagaaaaTAACCGGAAAAGGACGAAACTTTTACCTCCAAACCCACAACTTCTGTTCTTGCTCTTCCTCGTCGATCTTTTTCAAACAGATATTTCTCTGAAGCAAGACTGCAAGAAGAAGGGAAACGTAAGAGGAGATGAAGGAGAGAGTGAGGAGGTGTGGATGAAGGCAAAAAATGAGTTTGTAGGATGAAGAAGAATCGAGGCCATCGTCGTCAACCATGACAAAGATATCGCTATCTCTCTTTCCTCCTTGCTTCccatctttaatttaatttaatttaattgtttttttttttgtgcagaATAGTTGGTTGTATGCTTTGGTCAGCCTATGCGTCAGAAGAAACGACAGAGAACAAAAACATGTTTATTTGTTTGATCTTCGTGAAATTAGTGCTTAATTTAATGGCGTGGTGATTAAGTTttcttatctatttttttaatggtAATTTCTTAATCGTCGGTATGAACCGGACCGGGGATATAATTGTGGTGGGGGCCTATACGTGTGATCATCTGAATGGTCTCTGCTGCTTTCGGTTATTCATATT is a genomic window of Zingiber officinale cultivar Zhangliang unplaced genomic scaffold, Zo_v1.1 ctg182, whole genome shotgun sequence containing:
- the LOC122036638 gene encoding FT-interacting protein 3-like, which gives rise to MMSGNLKLGVEVIGAHDLVGKDDQGTVSAYVELEFDDQKFRTTVKEKDVNPVWNEVFYFNISDPSALSDRHLEAFVYHANRGSKFQSCIGKVRIAGTSFVPYTDAVELFYPLEKRLLWSRVKGELGLKVFLTNDPSIRASNPQPAAEPFLNIPAGGSQAEAAVAAATMNFFQDTRPDSVPVRTFQHLPRDPQQQFYSAGAPVVEESVRNVGSEMKAEPPRVMRMLSSSAQQPVDFQLKETSPYLGGGRIVGGRMIPSEKAGAFDLVEKMEYLFVRVVKARDLPAKDITGSLDPYVEVRLGNYKGTTRHFEKNQNPEWNQVFAFPKERVQASVVEVVLKDKDLVKDDFVGIVRLDLHEIPTRVPPDSPLAPEWYRLESKKGEKMHKGELMLAVWLGTQADESFAYATHSDSIPSVDPHTLSNFTRAKVYHAPRLWYVRVNIIEAHDVFAFDKSRVPDVFCKVRLGNQMLRTKAIQSRTANFLWNEEFMFVAAEPFEEDLVLSVEDRVAHNKDEEIGRVHIPLTTIEKRADNRIIHTRWWNLKKHVALDLDQLKEDKFSSKIHARICLDGGYHVLDESTQYSSDLRPTAKQLWKPPIGLLELGILNASQLHPMKTRETRGTCDPYCVAKYGHKWVRTRTVVDELNPRFNEQYTWDVYDHATVLTIGVFDNCQLVEKGSGSNGGNKDVKIGKVRIRLSTLQTGRIYTNSYPLLVLHNSGVKKMGEIHLAIRFSVTSMLNTMYIYSKPLLPKMHYVLPLPIIQQELLRHQAVQIVAARLSRMEPPLRREVVEYMSDAHSHLWSMRRSKANFFRLMAVFSGLFAVWKWFNDVCAWKNPVTTILVHILFVMLVCFPELILPTVFLYMFLIGVWNYRFRPRYPPHMNTKISHVEAVHPDELDEEFDTYPTSRSPEIVRMRYDRLRSVAGRIQTVVGDIATQGERLLLLLTWRDPRATAMFLVFCLCAAIVLYVTPFQIIAAVCGFYYMRHPRFRHKLPSAPLNFFRRLPARTDSLL